A genomic region of Bacteroidales bacterium contains the following coding sequences:
- a CDS encoding M20/M25/M40 family metallo-hydrolase, whose product MKFITTALILLANLSIFAQSITQKELKEHVTYLASDELKGRKPGTEGGKLSAEYIRNEFKKSGLILQGDDGFQYFNIVTGIKHKSNNHLYINKFSCKALEDNIPFPFSGNGTVSAKAIFVGYGFDINTDKIEWNDYKNIDVKGKWVLILRGDPEMKNRNSDFIPYSSDRSKVMTAIKKGAAGVLMVSGETFDRDDKLVELKYGRGNAQVEIPVLHVSRQVADRVLNNDKSITDYEIQLIQEKKTKSFVTNSVIKAIVNIEYVKTQTQNITAMIPGNNKTLSEEFIVIGAHYDHLGFGGKNSGSRMPDTIAVHNGADDNASGIASILEIAERFKDENIRPDRSILFIAFGAEERGLLGSSYFVNNPLIDMNNVYAMLNLDMVGRLNEEKTVTISGTGTAIEFNSFLDTYKDKTDIKFAYSPGGYGASDHSSFYLKDIPVLFFNTGAHQDYHTPFDDVETLNFPGQVNVTNLIFDILTDLAERKINLTFQTTGNPKNSRSHSRGFKVTLGIMPGFGDNSNKGLRVDGTRKDGPAETGGMKRGDVITAINGEKISNIYDYMEILGKLENGQRIMVDIMREGKKVVLAIQL is encoded by the coding sequence ATGAAATTCATAACAACAGCATTAATTTTATTAGCAAATTTGTCAATTTTTGCTCAAAGTATAACACAAAAAGAGCTGAAAGAACATGTTACTTATTTGGCATCAGATGAATTAAAAGGCAGAAAACCCGGAACAGAAGGCGGAAAACTTTCGGCAGAGTATATAAGAAATGAATTTAAAAAATCCGGTTTGATATTACAGGGTGATGACGGTTTCCAATATTTTAATATAGTTACCGGAATTAAACATAAAAGTAATAATCATTTATATATCAATAAATTCAGTTGCAAAGCATTGGAAGATAACATTCCTTTTCCTTTTTCCGGAAACGGAACGGTTTCAGCTAAAGCAATTTTTGTAGGATACGGTTTTGATATTAATACTGATAAAATTGAATGGAATGACTATAAAAATATTGACGTAAAAGGAAAATGGGTTCTTATATTAAGAGGCGATCCGGAAATGAAAAATCGTAACAGTGATTTTATTCCATACAGTTCTGATCGTTCCAAAGTAATGACTGCAATAAAAAAAGGTGCTGCCGGAGTTTTAATGGTTTCAGGGGAAACTTTTGACAGAGACGATAAATTAGTCGAATTAAAATACGGAAGAGGTAATGCTCAAGTTGAAATTCCTGTATTGCATGTCAGCAGACAAGTAGCAGACAGAGTATTAAATAACGACAAGTCAATTACAGATTATGAAATACAACTAATTCAAGAGAAAAAAACAAAATCATTTGTAACAAATTCTGTCATAAAAGCAATCGTTAATATTGAATATGTAAAAACACAGACTCAAAACATAACAGCAATGATACCGGGGAATAATAAAACATTATCGGAAGAATTTATTGTAATTGGTGCTCATTACGATCATCTTGGTTTCGGCGGAAAAAATTCCGGTTCGAGAATGCCTGACACTATTGCTGTTCATAACGGTGCCGATGATAATGCTTCGGGGATTGCATCAATTCTTGAGATTGCTGAACGGTTTAAAGACGAAAATATTAGACCCGACAGAAGTATTTTATTTATCGCCTTCGGAGCTGAAGAAAGAGGTTTATTAGGTTCTTCTTATTTTGTAAATAATCCTTTAATTGATATGAATAATGTTTATGCCATGTTAAATTTAGATATGGTAGGCAGATTAAATGAAGAAAAAACTGTTACAATTTCAGGAACAGGTACGGCAATAGAATTTAATTCATTTTTAGATACATATAAAGATAAAACAGATATAAAATTTGCATACTCTCCCGGAGGATACGGTGCATCTGATCATTCATCATTCTATTTAAAAGATATACCGGTTCTGTTTTTTAATACAGGGGCACATCAAGATTATCATACACCTTTTGATGATGTTGAAACGTTGAACTTCCCCGGACAGGTAAATGTTACCAATCTTATTTTTGATATTCTTACTGATCTTGCCGAAAGAAAAATAAATTTGACTTTTCAAACAACAGGAAATCCGAAAAATTCAAGATCACACAGCAGAGGTTTTAAAGTTACTTTGGGAATTATGCCCGGATTCGGCGATAACAGTAATAAAGGATTGCGTGTTGACGGAACAAGAAAAGACGGACCTGCAGAAACAGGAGGAATGAAACGCGGTGATGTTATCACAGCCATAAACGGTGAAAAAATCTCCAATATTTATGATTATATGGAGATTCTCGGCAAATTAGAAAACGGACAAAGAATTATGGTGGATATTATGCGTGAAGGAAAAAAAGTTGTTTTAGCAATTCAATTGTAA
- a CDS encoding zinc-binding dehydrogenase, with translation MKAYYLIKNGSSDTAFELRDLNLNDPNDNEVMIETEVFGLNFADVMARLGYYKACPPLPTVIGYDVAGKIIKKGKNVTDLKIGQRVTALTRFGGYATHVNTNHHGVVPINNEIDAATATALATQYSTAYYAAEFSMSLQKGEHVLIQAAAGGVGTALVQLAKRRGCIVYGTAGSEEKLEYLKKQGVDYPINYMEHDFYEYIKKQRGEKSIDAVFDSIGGNYVKKGLKLLAPGGRLAMYGAAQIAGDSNKKSLYRQLKTLFSFGKYRPTQFFALSQSLIGVNMLQIGDHKPNILKKCMTDVVKLYENNEINPVVSKIFNADELAEAHNYLQKRKSTGKLAVKW, from the coding sequence ATGAAAGCATATTATCTTATAAAAAACGGAAGTTCTGATACAGCATTTGAATTAAGGGATCTTAATTTAAATGATCCCAACGATAACGAAGTAATGATTGAGACTGAAGTATTCGGTTTAAACTTTGCCGATGTAATGGCACGTCTCGGATATTACAAAGCTTGTCCGCCGTTGCCGACTGTGATCGGTTATGATGTTGCAGGAAAAATTATAAAAAAAGGAAAAAATGTAACAGATTTGAAAATAGGACAAAGAGTTACTGCACTCACACGTTTCGGCGGATATGCTACGCATGTTAATACAAATCATCACGGAGTTGTTCCTATAAATAATGAAATTGACGCAGCAACGGCAACAGCTTTAGCAACGCAATACTCCACGGCATATTATGCTGCCGAGTTCAGTATGAGTCTGCAAAAAGGTGAACATGTTTTAATACAAGCAGCTGCAGGAGGAGTCGGGACTGCATTAGTTCAACTGGCTAAACGTCGAGGCTGCATTGTTTACGGTACTGCCGGATCAGAAGAAAAACTTGAATACTTAAAAAAACAAGGCGTTGATTATCCTATTAATTATATGGAACATGATTTTTATGAATACATAAAAAAACAAAGAGGAGAAAAAAGTATAGATGCTGTTTTTGATTCCATCGGCGGAAATTATGTAAAGAAAGGATTAAAATTACTTGCTCCCGGGGGAAGACTTGCTATGTACGGTGCTGCTCAAATAGCCGGCGACAGTAATAAAAAAAGTTTATACAGACAATTAAAAACATTATTTAGTTTCGGAAAATACCGACCTACACAATTCTTTGCACTATCACAATCCTTAATAGGTGTTAACATGCTTCAAATAGGCGATCATAAACCAAATATTTTGAAAAAATGTATGACTGATGTTGTTAAACTTTATGAAAATAATGAGATTAATCCTGTTGTAAGCAAAATTTTTAATGCAGATGAATTAGCAGAAGCACATAATTATCTTCAAAAAAGAAAATCAACAGGAAAACTTGCCGTAAAATGGTAA
- a CDS encoding C69 family dipeptidase, giving the protein MKKILILSASIVILLSTNLSSQDKSDWAGGVPEGCTSITVGKNATTDGSVITSHTDDSHKTRSWMDIVPARDYKKGDVTSMYKRTSTDTFAMPAYKHTPIGNIPQVKHTYAFLNTAYPSMNEHQLAIGESTFGGRDELQSDECLIDCQRLCQLMLERCTTARQAIQTADELTKKYGWSDFGECLTIADTKEVWHFEIVGPGKGKTGAVWVAQRVPDDHVSINANASRIRKIDLDNSDYFLASENIYSVAEENGWWNGNKEDFEFCYTYAPKSRTSVAARRREWRTLDLFAPSLKLHPDDENYPFSVKPDKKISLQDVVNVFKDYFEGTPYDMTRNITTYDDNGNKIISPLANPFMPYDHLNISNVSGGWYHVSDDGHIRFLGERTIARWYTMYGTITQSRGWLPDEIGGVVWLAQDNIATSIYIPVYCGVNDLPQSYKTPGRTKGYTRESAWWAFNRLGTLTAQRWGDMRHDVDAVWNPMQTNLFEAQADFEKKAMNFKNKKELKKFLTEYTIKQGNAVVQKAWELGDFLWTKYDEKF; this is encoded by the coding sequence ATGAAAAAAATATTAATATTATCAGCTTCAATAGTTATACTATTAAGCACTAATTTGTCTTCTCAAGACAAAAGCGATTGGGCAGGAGGAGTACCGGAAGGATGCACAAGTATTACCGTAGGTAAAAATGCTACAACAGACGGTTCTGTAATAACTTCACATACCGATGACAGTCATAAAACACGATCTTGGATGGATATTGTTCCGGCAAGGGATTATAAGAAAGGAGATGTTACAAGTATGTATAAGCGTACAAGTACTGACACTTTTGCCATGCCTGCTTATAAACATACACCGATAGGCAACATTCCGCAAGTAAAACATACTTATGCTTTTTTAAATACAGCTTATCCTTCTATGAATGAGCATCAATTAGCAATAGGGGAATCTACTTTCGGAGGCAGAGATGAGCTTCAATCAGATGAATGTTTGATTGATTGCCAAAGGTTATGTCAATTAATGCTTGAGCGTTGTACAACAGCTCGTCAAGCTATTCAAACAGCAGATGAATTAACCAAGAAATATGGTTGGAGTGATTTTGGAGAGTGTCTTACTATAGCTGATACAAAAGAAGTTTGGCATTTTGAGATCGTTGGTCCGGGAAAAGGAAAAACCGGTGCTGTTTGGGTGGCACAACGTGTTCCGGATGATCATGTTTCCATAAATGCAAATGCAAGTCGCATCAGAAAGATAGATTTGGATAATTCTGATTATTTTTTGGCTTCAGAGAATATTTATTCAGTTGCTGAAGAAAACGGTTGGTGGAACGGAAATAAAGAAGATTTTGAGTTTTGTTATACCTATGCACCTAAAAGCAGAACATCAGTAGCTGCAAGAAGAAGAGAATGGCGCACCCTTGATTTATTTGCTCCGTCGTTAAAGTTACACCCTGATGATGAGAATTATCCGTTTTCAGTAAAACCTGATAAAAAGATAAGTTTGCAGGATGTTGTTAATGTTTTCAAGGATTATTTTGAGGGAACGCCTTATGATATGACAAGGAATATCACAACTTATGATGATAACGGAAATAAGATCATTTCTCCTTTGGCTAATCCGTTTATGCCTTATGATCATTTGAATATCAGCAATGTAAGCGGTGGTTGGTATCATGTTTCAGATGATGGTCATATTAGATTTCTGGGAGAAAGAACCATTGCTCGTTGGTACACAATGTACGGAACCATAACACAATCCAGAGGTTGGTTGCCGGATGAAATTGGCGGTGTTGTTTGGTTAGCACAAGATAATATTGCAACATCAATTTATATTCCGGTTTATTGCGGTGTAAATGATTTACCTCAATCGTATAAAACACCCGGCAGAACTAAAGGATATACAAGAGAATCTGCTTGGTGGGCTTTTAACAGGCTTGGTACTTTAACTGCACAACGTTGGGGTGATATGCGACATGATGTTGATGCTGTTTGGAATCCTATGCAAACAAATTTATTTGAAGCACAAGCAGATTTTGAGAAAAAAGCGATGAATTTCAAGAATAAAAAGGAACTTAAGAAATTTTTAACAGAATACACTATAAAACAAGGAAATGCTGTTGTTCAAAAAGCATGGGAATTAGGTGACTTTTTATGGACAAAGTATGATGAAAAATTTTAA